One genomic window of Leishmania major strain Friedlin complete genome, chromosome 15 includes the following:
- the TRYP3 gene encoding tryparedoxin peroxidase has product MSCGNAKINSPAPSFEEVALMPNGSFKKISLSSYKGKWVVLFFYPLDFTFVCPTEVIAFSDSVSRFNELNCEVLACSIDSEYAHLQWTLQDRKKGGLGTMAIPMLADKTKSIARSYGVLEESQGVAYRGLFIIDPHGMLRQITVNDMPVGRSVEEVLRLLEAFQFVEKHGEVCPANWKKGAPTMKPEPNASVEGYFSKQ; this is encoded by the coding sequence ATGTCCTGCGGTAACGCCAAGATCAACTCTCCCGCGCCGTCcttcgaggaggtggcgctcaTGCCCAACGGCAGCTTCAAGAAGATCAGCCTCTCCTCCTACAAGGGCAAGTGGgtcgtgctcttcttctaCCCGCTCGACTTCACCTTCGTGTGCCCGACAGAGGTCATCGCGTTCTCCGACAGCGTGAGTCGCTTCAACGAGCTCAACTGCGAGGTCCTCGCGTGCTCGATAGACAGCGAGTACGCGCACCTGCAGTGGACGCTGCAGGACCGCAAGAAGGGCGGCCTCGGGACCATGGCGATCCCAATGCTAGCCGACAAGACCAAGAGCATCGCTCGTTCCTAcggcgtgctggaggagagcCAGGGCGTGGCCTACCGCGGTCTCTTCATCATCGACCCCCATGGCATGCTGCGTCAGATCACCGTCAATGACATGCCGGTGGGCCgcagcgtggaggaggttcTACGCCTGCTGGAGGCTTTTCAGTTCGTGGAGAAGCACGGCGAGGTGTGCCCCGCGAACTGGAAGAAGGGCGCCCCCACGATGAAGCCGGAACCGAATGCGTCTGTCGAGGGATACTTCAGCAAGCAGTAA